Below is a window of Populus trichocarpa isolate Nisqually-1 chromosome 3, P.trichocarpa_v4.1, whole genome shotgun sequence DNA.
TCACCATTGTAATGACAAGCTAAAAGCCATGGAAGACCACAAAAGAATGTACCTGCAAGAATTCATTGCCCGGAGCGGGGTAAGCGTGGAGggttttattgaatatattaagGAGAACGAAACAAGATTGCGTAATTGCTATGCGGAAACCATTGCGTTTAGTAGCGAATACttcataaaaatgatattaatggaTGCTGCCTTCGTCATTATGTTATTGCTGAAGTGGACTTACACAGACTTCAGAGGAAGCAGAGACAGCATTTTCTATCCTCCATACAAGAGTATAGATGTCAGGGTTGATATCTGTTTGCTTGAAAATCAGCTCCCGTTCTTCATCCTCGACGAGTTGTCTAGACTATCCACTATAATCGGCAATTCTCCAAAAGCTACTCTGATTGAGCTTACTCATTGGTTCTTTTCATGTGAATGGGGTCCATGGGCAGTATGGGAAAATTTGGGGAGTATAGAAATCTCCGAAGTGAAACATTTGGTTGACTTTCTTACAATTTATCATCGGCCAACTGAACAGCAACCGATTGAGGAACTTGAGGTTCTAACCGCACCCAGTGTAAAGGATCTCCACCAAGCGGGGGTCAAGTTTGTGCTGAGTTCAAGAAAAAATCTTCTTGACATAAAATTCGATAGAAATAAAGGGAGACTAGAAATTCCACGATTAAAGTTAGATGGAAGAACAGAAATCATAATCAGGAATATGCAAGCCTTTGAGCAGTGCCATGGCCTGAAACATGGTTATGTTGGTGACTATATCTGTTTGATGGGTCTCTTTCTCGGTGCCAGTAAGGATGTGGAAATACTTGTTGAAAATCGTATTGTAGATAACTGCCTACCGTCTAATGAGGAAGTGGTACAACTATTTTACAATCTCAACAAACAAAATAGTGTGTGGTCAGGTACTTTTCTCTTTAAAGGTCTCATTAAAGATCTGAATGCATTCTGCGAAAGGCCATGGAACAAGTGGAAGgcaaatttaaagcaaaattatttcaataccCCATGGGCAGTACTCTCTGTCGCAGGAGCTGTTATTCTTCTCATTCTGACTGTCATACAATCCGTCTGCTCGATACTTCAAGTAGTTTAGCTTCTGCAGTTTCAATTCTTTCATACCGCATGTTGCATTAATTGTACCCATAATCCTTGTtctcttctttgttttgttcttcCAAATGACAAAGTTGTTTCAGTAGAAATTCCAAGCAATTCTTTGTTTTGTCTCTTGGAAACTGAAATTGTTTTATTCTATTCTATACAGGCATGCTTAGCatgatatttaatgaatttatttatttaaattaataaaaattaaatttataatctaaaaacctcaagatttaaaaaataaatgtaaataaaattgattgaataaactatggccctaaaaaatattatgcaagacccaacaaatcaataatattatttaaaaataaatactttttattttaaaaaataaaattaacctgtataaaacaaaaaacaattacagaTGAACtggaataatatcttgaaaaatcaaatataaaaaaaataattctaaaaatgaTATGCAAAACCGGTGATCTACgttatgagatcgggataaactcaaagaaaagaaattgaaagtgattacaaaaccaatatttttttataaaaaaaaaaaccaatgtagAACGATAAGATCACATGACaaattaaatgtcaaaaaataaaacaaaaaaaaataattacacaaaaggatctaaaaaaataagggtgaaaaaagaacattaattagagggaaaataaaaaaaaattacttgaagggttaaattgaattacAAATATCTTtaacgaaaggaaaaaaaatcaaaagaatgagggtttaagtacaaaaaataaaacaacaaaaactttgattaaaaaataaaattgaaagcaaaaaaaataaaaaataaaatggcaaataaaaaatattaaaaataaaaaataaggactgaaattaaaaacaaaacatacaagaaattataattgaagaactaaatttttaaaaaatatgtctgTAAAAGACAaaggaacaaaataagaaataaaaggaacaaGGACTCcagctatataaaaaaaataagaataaaataataaattaaaaaaataaagactgaaattaaaaacaaaacatatgagatattgtaattgaaggactaaattggaaaaaaaaacttctataaaaggaataagaataaaataaaaaattaa
It encodes the following:
- the LOC112326094 gene encoding putative UPF0481 protein At3g02645, producing METGIDKLIQSVKEELQISYAFSDTCCIYKVPERLRELNEKAYTPRLVSIGPIHHCNDKLKAMEDHKRMYLQEFIARSGVSVEGFIEYIKENETRLRNCYAETIAFSSEYFIKMILMDAAFVIMLLLKWTYTDFRGSRDSIFYPPYKSIDVRVDICLLENQLPFFILDELSRLSTIIGNSPKATLIELTHWFFSCEWGPWAVWENLGSIEISEVKHLVDFLTIYHRPTEQQPIEELEVLTAPSVKDLHQAGVKFVLSSRKNLLDIKFDRNKGRLEIPRLKLDGRTEIIIRNMQAFEQCHGLKHGYVGDYICLMGLFLGASKDVEILVENRIVDNCLPSNEEVVQLFYNLNKQNSVWSGTFLFKGLIKDLNAFCERPWNKWKANLKQNYFNTPWAVLSVAGAVILLILTVIQSVCSILQVV